A portion of the Calliphora vicina chromosome 5, idCalVici1.1, whole genome shotgun sequence genome contains these proteins:
- the LOC135961239 gene encoding uncharacterized protein LOC135961239 codes for MDLKSFDDDYRSTPESFQSLPALKFKKRELSELWSKIYRKYTQIRESSDLIDPKKAETINLTEIAQNVRSAKSFYRICMISIDESIDKFNKANETRPSLPEPPRPDNSVAFNVPPCDMPTFNGDFKSWPSFRDLFKAIYGNNTRISEVEKLFYLKQKTSGEAKEIVDDAPLTNEGFLIAWTQLVSQFENKRMQINAQLKTLFNLPSVSTMCSASIRILQRKINCCIANLNSLEIDTDNWDPIFIYLCLTKLPRETRREFERTLHDCSEMPSWTDLDLFLTNTFKELISVDDLPDTSSYPNPNPKTKHRSENTNHNHRNYNVSSVTHENDTRDKIKPQPKQNLSYPTQTLHTNKPNGSICTLCNATHTLRDCPSFISMEVNDRINFVKNSGCCYNCLAISHGVKECTSSFTCRYCGGKHNTFLHRPNQNTSSNPNPTDEQPSVSSQNSSQSFSTLTHHSETLLDDRKKLLGTAVLNIEIDDSLLPARALIDPASDFSFISDQFRRRLRLPTKPIKAEISGLNEVVSASSNQMCEVTLRSNTQKEFSLEIQAIVIETLTRTLPTQSINPNVKKDLKNIQLADPRFYESRPIDLIIGSDFYPQIIKSGVKNNILNTLLAQDTKFGWILTGPVEETHHTRTQPQTQRVVSYFSSVTQNKSSTQERSKSVEETKCKDIFSKTTQNIPDARYQELRTRKFKLKENNVIKNSKTMVEADNVLQECVDLCHTKPTQFKKDSSSTTWNCLPHHAVATPDRFMTNFSFNVLSDTLNDNSLIDALYPSPTLKNEYPTELNKGCCQARENVHICEHMCMSNPALKHITPTSTATNFM; via the exons ATGGATTTAAAGTCATTTGATGACGATTATAGATCTACCCCAGAAAGTTTCCAATCCCTACccgctttaaaatttaaaaagcgcGAATTAAGCGAATTATGGTCTAAAATTTACCGTAAATACACACAAATTAGGGAATCTTCTGATTTAATTGACCCAAAGAAGGCTGAAACCATAAATTTAACGGAAATTGCACAAAACGTTAGATCTGCTAAGAGTTTTTATAGAATATGTATGATCTCGATAGATGAATCGATTGATAAATTCAATAAGGCCAATGAAACCCGACCCTCTTTACCCGAACCCCCACGACCCGATAATTCCGTAGCATTTAATGTACCACCCTGTGATATGCCAACATTTAATGGAGATTTCAAATCTTGGCCCTCTTTTCGAGATCTTTTCAAAGCCATCTATGGAAACAATACCCGCATAAGTGAAGTTGAAAAACTCTTTTATCTTAAGCAAAAAACAAGCGGCGAAGCCAAAGAAATCGTTGACGATGCACCCTTAACGAATGAAGGCTTTCTCATTGCGTGGACCCAACTCGTCTCTCAATTTGAGAACAAACGAATGCAAATTAATGCGCAATTAAAAACCCTTTTTAATTTACCCTCAGTAAGCACCATGTGTAGTGCTTCTATAAGAATACTACAGAGAAAGATCAATTGCTGTATTGCAAATTTAAACTCATTAGAGATTGATACGGATAATTGGGATCCTATCTTTATATATCTCTGTTTAACGAAACTACCCAGGGAAACCAGAAGAGAATTTGAAAGAACTCTTCATGATTGCTCTGAAATGCCTTCTTGGACTGATCTAGATTTGTTTCTAacaaatacatttaaagaacTTATATCTGTCGATGATCTTCCAGATACTAGTTCATACCCTAACCCAAACCCAAAAACTAAACATAGATCAGAAAATACAAATCACAATCACAGAAATTACAATGTCAGTAGTGTTACCCATGAAAACGATACCCGTGACAAGATAAAGCCTCAACCCAAACAAAATCTCTCCTACCCTACCCAAACCCTACACACTAATAAGCCTAATGGCTCAATATGTACGCTTTGTAATGCTACACACACTTTGAGAGATTGTCCATCATTTATTTCAATGGAAGTAAATGACAggataaattttgtaaaaaacagtGGATGTTGCTATAATTGTTTGGCTATATCTCATGGCGTCAAGGAATGCACTAGTTCATTCACTTGTAGATACTGTGGAGGTAAACATAACACATTCCTTCACAGACCCAATCAAAACACGAGTTCGAACCCTAACCCTACAGACGAACAGCCTTCGGTGTCATCTCAGAACTCTTCACAATCGTTTTCTACTCTGACCCATCATAGTGAAACATTATTGGACGATAGGAAGAAACTACTGGGAACAGCAGTTTTGAATATCGAAATTGATGATTCTCTATTACCCGCACGAGCTCTTATAGACCCAGCATCTGATTTCTCGTTTATTTCTGATCAGTTTAGACGTAGATTACGTTTACCCACCAAACCCATAAAAGCTGAAATATCAGGTTTGAACGAAGTTGTATCAGCTAGTTCAAACCAAATGTGTGAAGTTACTCTTAGGTCCAATACCCAAAAAGAGTTTAGTTTAGAAATCCAAGCGATAGTGATCGAAACGCTAACTAGAACATTACCCACCCAAAGCATAAACCCAAATgtcaaaaaagatttaaaaaatattcagttaGCAGATCCAAGGTTTTACGAAAGTAGACCTATCGACCTTATAATAGGAAGTGATTTCTACCCACAGATTATAAAATCTGGTGTTAAGAATAATATTCTTAACACACTTTTAGCTCAAGATACCAAATTTGGTTGGATCTTGACAGGACCTGTTGAAGAGACTCACCATACTCGAACCCAACCCCAAACCCAAAGAGTAGTTTCATATTTCAGCTCAGTAACCCAAAATAAAAGTTCAACTCAAGAACGCAGTAAGTCTGTTGAAGAAACTAAATGTAAAgatattttctcaaaaacaaCCCAAAATATACCCGATGCGCGTTATCAAGAGCTTCGCACCCGTAAATTTAAGTTGAAAGAGAATAATGTCATAAAGAACTCAAAAACAATGGTAGAAGCTGATAACGTGCTTCAAGAATGTGTTGATCTATGTCACACGAAACCCACCCAATTCAAAAAAGATAGTTCTTCAACGACTTGGAATTGTCTACCCCATCATGCTGTTGCTACACCCGATCGTTTTATGACgaattttagtttcaatgttTTGAGCGATACCTTGAACGATAACAGCTTAATTGACGCTTTGTACCCGAGTCCTACTCTAAAGAATGAATACCCCACAGAGTTAAATAAAGGAT GTTGCCAGGCCCGGGAGAATGTTCACATCTGTGAACACATGTGCATGTCCAACCCTGCCCTCAAACACATCACACCCACATCAACTGCAACTAACTTCATGTGA